A genome region from Tenebrio molitor chromosome 4, icTenMoli1.1, whole genome shotgun sequence includes the following:
- the LOC138129805 gene encoding probable multidrug resistance-associated protein lethal(2)03659, whose translation MKRTAYAFIFYAGAKSSLQRIEKFLLCEHQESQHLSNRKETYNKIVDSSLSTSPQAIYTSGFCIKKNLMVKYEKSAVLNDVSIEVSSGELVGIAGAAGSGKSTLLQVILKEVEPTKGFVDVEGAVSYAAQEAWIFSASVRQNILFGQEMDQDKYQKVIRVCALVEDLSLFPHGDQTLVGERGVMLSGGQKARISLARAVYRDADIYLLDDPLSAVDAHVAEHIFNECILNYLKSKSVVLVTHQIKYLSKVNQVYFIENGKLTAGETVDKFKKLTHDNEIETVPLERRDAVSEVKEHRSSEATSQNMYKKYCFAGHWLMSLLIPFMFGFGQVLNSGIDFFVAFWLDLTENPNHFGFEWKTMLSHQIFLTTYASLTVILVLLVHSLSFFYVKYFINVSNKFHKAMFATILKVPIKFFNDHSSGRILNRFSKDMMCIDQYISIFLFEIITLMFSVIGIFVVISISNYWLILPSIGLIILFYIFAYLFKPISKSIRRTEGIVKSPVLNHFVASVQGLTTIRAFDAQKCLQQEFDHHQDVHASATYLLKTIVYSFSFWVDMMCLMYIVLIIFSFLLFESQSTASKMGLAITQSLDLIGTVQGGMKMWSYVDSQMSSVERVLEYSDLTPEEDNGHFVPQETWPQQGNVEFKSVTMQYSPEKPMVLNQVCFTVKSGEKLGIVGRTGAGKTSLLSALFRLFHFEGTILIDRVDTKLVPLQTVREKISIIPQDPVLFIESLRKNLDPFGEYSDCQIWQALEEVQMKNLIVSLPSGLETVVIEKGNNFSVGQKQLLCLVRAILRNTKIIVLDEATASIDLETDELIQLTIKRRFKECTVLTIAHRLNTVMDSDKILVMDSGRVAEFGEPQQLLQDTDGMFYSLVTRNSKEDLGNM comes from the exons ATGAAACGTACGGCATACGCTTTCATTTTTTACGCAGGAGCCAAAAGTTCTCTTCAAAGGATTGAAAAATTCTTACTTTGCGAACATCAAGAATCTCAACATTTGAGCAACAGAAAAGAAACGTACAACAAAATTGTCGACAGCTCTTTGTCCACGTCGCCTCAAGCCATTTACACATCAggtttttgtattaaaaaaaacctgatggtaaaatatgaaaaaagtGCGGTATTAAACGATGTCAGCATTGAAGTTTCTTCTGGAGAATTGGTGGGCATTGCAGGAGCGGCCGGCAGCGGCAAATCAACACTCCTCCAAGTCATATTAAAAGAAGTTGAACCAACCAAAGGGTTTGTTGATGTCGAAGGAGCAGTGTCGTATGCCGCACAAGAAGCCTGGATTTTTTCGGCCAGTGTCAGACAAAATATCCTGTTTGGTCAAGAAATGGATCAAGACAAGTACCAAAAGGTGATCAGAGTGTGCGCTTTGGTCGAGGATTTATCTCTTTTCCCTCACGGTGACCAAACACTGGTAGGGGAGAGAGGTGTGATGTTGAGTGGAGGTCAGAAAGCTAGAATCAGCTTAGCTAGAGCTGTTTACAGAGACGCTGACATCTACCTTCTGGATGATCCTTTGTCGGCGGTTGACGCTCACGTAGCTGAACACATCTTCAACgaatgcattttaaattatttgaaaagcAAGAGTGTCGTTTTGGTCACCCACCAAATCAAATACCTGTCAAAAGTCAATCAAGTGTATTTCATAGAAAACGGAAAACTGACAGCTGGTGAAACTGttgataaatttaagaaattgaCACATGATAATGAAATCGAAACAGTCCCCTTGGAAAGACGTGACGCGGTGTCAGAAGTCAAAGAGCACCGAAGCTCAGAAGCTACTTctcaaaatatgtacaaaaaatattgttttgcaGGTCACTGGTTAATGTCTCTCTTGATCCCCTTCATGTTTGGATTTGGTCAAGTTTTAAACAGCGGTATTGATTTCTTTGTCGCATTTTGGCTTGACCTAACAGAAAATCCCAATCATTTTGGTTTTGAGTGGAAAACAATGTTGTCACATCAAATTTTCTTGACAACATATGCCTCTCTCACAGTGATTTTAGTGTTGTTAGTTCACTCATTATCATTCTTCTATGTGAAATATTTCATAAACGTTTCGAACAAGTTTCATAAAGCAATGTTCGCTACAATACTCAAGGTAccgataaaatttttcaatgatCATTCTTCTGGACGCATTTTAAACAGATTCTCGAAAGATATGATGTGCATCGATCAgtatatttcaatatttttatttgaaatcatAACCCTTATGTTCAGCGTAATTGGAATATTCGTAGTCATCTCTATTTCCAACTACTGGTTAATATTGCCTTCGATTGGACTCATTATccttttttacatatttgcaTATCTATTCAAGCCTATCAGCAAGAGTATCCGAAGAACTGAAGGAATAG TAAAAAGTCCAGTACTGAATCATTTTGTAGCGTCAGTACAAGGATTAACTACCATTAGAGCCTTTGATGCCCAAAAATGTTTGCAACAGGAATTTGACCACCACCAAGACGTCCACGCTTCTGCTACTTACTTGTTAAAAACCATCGTTTATAGTTTTAGTTTTTGGGTTGATATGATGTGTTTAATGTACATAGTACTTATTATTTTCAGCTTTCTACTCTTCGAATCTC AATCTACTGCATCAAAGATGGGTTTAGCAATCACTCAATCACTCGATCTGATAGGAACGGTTCAAGGAGGAATGAAAATGTGGAGTTACGTCGATTCTCAGATGTCTTCTGTAGAACGAGTTCTGGAATACTCTGACCTCACTCCTGAAGAAGACAATGGACATTTTGTGCCACAAGAAACGTGGCCTCAACAGGGAAACGTCGAATTCAAATCTGTGACTATGCAATATTCGCCGGAGAAACCGATGGTCCTCAACCAAGTATGTTTTACTGTCAAATCTGGAGAGAAACTGGGAATTGTTGGTAGAACTGGAGCTGGAAAGACTTCTCTCCTGTCTGCTCTGTTTCGTTTGTTTCACTTTGAAGGTACCATTCTTATCGACAGAGTAGACACAAAATTGGTACCTCTCCAAACTGTTCGTGAGAAGATCTCCATCATTCCTCAAGATCCAGTTTTGTTTATTGAATCGTTGCGCAAGAATCTGGATCCGTTTGGCGAATACTCTGACTGTCAAATCTGGCAAGCTCTGGAAGAGGTCCAGATGAAGAATCTGATCGTTAGTCTTCCTTCTGGTCTGGAAACTGTGGTCATCGAAAAAGGAAACAACTTCAGCGTGGGACAAAAACAGTTGCTTTGTTTGGTTCGAGCCATTTTACGCAACACTAAAATCATCGTGTTGGATGAAGCCACTGCTAGTATTGACTTGGAAACAGATGAGCTAATACAATTGACGATCAAAAGAAGATTCAAGGAGTGCACGGTTTTGACCATAGCGCATCGTTTGAATACCGTTATGGATTCGGACAAAATCTTGGTAATGGATTCTGGACGAGTCGCCGAATTTGGAGAGCCGCAGCAGCTTTTGCAAGATACAGATGGAATGTTTTACAGCTTGGTTACTCGAAATTCAAAGGAAGACCTAGGGAACATGTGA
- the LOC138128621 gene encoding very long chain fatty acid elongase AAEL008004-like, producing MSTMLDKVFEILTDSPPISDPRMDRIFLGTPVQLITTIAFYLFFIYKLGPNFMKERKTFDLKEILIGYNILQIFFNLGIFIMGVTYLRNQSFFCIPSDKSESPEATLALRTHYYYLLLKYFDLVETVFYVLRKKERQISFLHVYHHIGVLVAAWVSAKYFPGGQAVFVGLYNTLIHCIMYVYYLFSAWNPNYTIDIWWKKYVTLLQIVQHCLIFISILPVVVNVNCTYPKGWAALFMINVGFIVYLFGRFYKNTYLTKKKNK from the exons ATGTCGACGATGTTGGATAAAGTGTTCGAAATCCTGACGGACTCACCTCCCATCTCCG ATCCTCGAATGGACCGaatttttttggggacacctgtgcAACTGATCACGACAATTGCGTTCTATCTGTTCTTCATATACAAACTAGGCCCAAATTTTAtgaaagagagaaaaaccttcgacttaaaagaaattctgatcggctaCAATATCctgcagattttttttaacctgGGAATATTTATAATG GGAGTAACTTACTTGCGGAATCAGAGTTTCTTCTGCATCCCTTCGGACAAATCAGAAAGTCCCGAAGCTACACTGGCTTTGAGAACACACTATTATTATCTTCTGCTCAAGTACTTTGATCTAGTTGAAACT GTGTTTTACGTTTTGCGGAAGAAAGAACGGCAAATTTCCTTCTTGCATGTTTATCATCACATCGGCGTCCTGGTGGCGGCGTGGGTCTCTGCAAAATACTTTCCTGGTGGTCAGGCCGTCTTTGTGGGGCTCTACAACACGCTGATCCACTGCATCATGTACGTGTACTATTTATTCAGTGCCTGGAATCCAAATTATACCATAGACATTTGGTGGAAAAAATACGTGACTTTGCTGCAAATA GTTCAGCATTGTTTAATATTCATTAGCATACTTCCAGTGGTTGTGAATGTTAACTGCACTTATCCAAAAGGGTGGGCGGCGCTCTTTATGATCAATGTGGGATTCAttgtatatttatttggaaGATTCTATAAAAATACGTATTTGActaagaagaaaaataaataa
- the LOC138129539 gene encoding cytochrome P450 4C1-like, translating into MCFIIILSVCVILSLFLCFRWTNKFCNNTKTTDPPGLPLLGNALELTSTRDVLTSFLKYTKVCGDFFKVRVGPFHRMLLMSNHQILEHVLVDRKFLKKSDKYKFLKPWLGSGLLTSEGEIWKKHRRLLTPAFHFEILQEFVQVFEKCGDILVERFQNEIGHSFDVYPYVTFCTLDIIYESIMGVNLNVQKGDSAEYVDSVHDMTRIMIERSVSPIQVHDFLYRFTKNYSTQKRALEHLHRQSTEVINARKKELQEMRNLGRSSKATKSKKVFLDLLLEARIDGRGLTQEEIREEVDTFLFAGHETTASAVSFTIFCLANHPDVQEKVFEEQRSIFPDENKMKVTHADLQSMKYLELVIKESMRLYPPVPIIGRQIPTDTKFGDKLLPQGDSLIIFSFGIHREEKYFEDPEKFYPERFERRDGKLPYGYIPFSAGPRNCIGQKFAMLELKSVVSKIVRNFELQPTFPVHELQLVAESTLKSANGVKVKMHPRKLNFAF; encoded by the exons ATGTGTTTTATTATCATCCTTTCGGTCTGTGTGATTCTTTCTTTATTTCTCTGCTTCAGATGGACGAATAAATTTTGCAACAATACAAAAACTACAGACCCTCCTGGACTTCCTCTTTTAGGAAATGCATTAGAACTCACATCCACCAGAG ATGTATTGACAAGCTTTCTTAAATACACCAAGGTCTGCGGTGACTTCTTCAAAGTTCGAGTGGGACCGTTTCATAGAATGTTACTAATGTCTAACCATCAAATTCTAGAACATGTTCTGGTAGACAGaaaattcttgaaaaaatCCGATAAGTACAAGTTTCTCAAACCTTGGCTAGGAAGTGGCTTGCTCACGAGCGAAG GAGAGATATGGAAGAAACATCGACGCCTTTTGACGCCAGCTTTCCACTTCGAGATTTTGCAAGAGTTCGTACAAGTTTTCGAAAAGTGTGGAGACATCCTCGTGGAaagatttcaaaatgaaattgGACACAGTTTTGACGTCTATCCCTACGTCACATTTTGTACCTTGGATATAATTTACG AAAGTATAATGGGAGTAAACTTGAATGTTCAAAAAGGAGACAGTGCAGAGTACGTGGATAGTGTCCACGATATGACTAGAATAATGATCGAAAGGTCGGTTTCTCCAATTCAAGTCCACGATTTTTTGTAtcgttttacaaaaaattactcCACACAGAAAAGAGCTTTGGAACATTTGCACCGACAAAGTACTGAAGTGATCAACGCGAGAAAAAAGGAATTGCAGGAAATGAGAAATCTGGGGAGGAGTAGTAAAGCgacaaaaagtaaaaaagtgtTTCTGGATTTACTTCTGGAGGCTAGAATAGATGGACGAGGATTGACCCAAGAGGAAATACGAGAGGAAGTCGATACGTTTCTGTTTGCT GGCCACGAAACTACAGCTTCTGCGGTCAGTTTTACTATATTTTGTCTCGCCAACCATCCGGATGTCCAA gagaaggtattcgAAGAGCAACGGTCCATATTTCCAGACGAGAATAAAATGAAAGTGACGCACGCAGATCTACAAAGTATGAAGTATCTAGAGTTGGTGATTAAAGAAAGTATGAGACTTTATCCTCCTGTACCAATTATTGGTAGACAAATCCCAACGGACACCAAATTTG GCGACAAACTTCTACCCCAAGGAGATTCGCTgataatattttcatttgggATTCACAGAGAGGAGAAATATTTTGAGGATCCGGAAAAATTCTATCCAGAGCGATTCGAGAGAAGAGATGGAAAGTTGCCCTATGGATACATACCCTTCAGTGCTGGACCACGAAACTGCATAG GTCAGAAATTTGCGATGTTGGAATTGAAAAGCGTCGTTTCAAAAATAGTGAGGAATTTTGAATTGCAACCGACTTTTCCAGTACACGAGTTACAGTTGGTAGCCGAGTCTACTTTGAAATCTGCCAACGGtgtaaaagtcaaaatgcaccccagaaaattaaattttgccttctag
- the Rpn9 gene encoding 26S proteasome non-ATPase regulatory subunit 13, with amino-acid sequence MATVAVQQTNVNDYLSKKQKEGPKDLAAEWAEIEELHNKKLWHQLTLKLQKVIKKSELQKGDNLIQLYNSFIQTFENKINPLSLVEIAAIVVEQFKDPKEAIAFLEKTEVKVKINPDAQNLCKVLAGQIQLDKLNDLDATKKVIEEVEATLDNADGVTAVHGRFYLLASQYYRIQGDHAQYYRTALRYLGCIELDTLSGEVKHQHAFFLGLAALLGEGVYNLGELLAHQVLESLKSTDTSWLVELLYAFNSGDINKYEAMRPQWSSIADLAAQELFLRQKISLLCLMEMTFKRPSHNRQLTFNEIAKETKLPLNEVEVLVMKALSQGLVKGAIDQVAGTVNMTWVQPRVLDRSQITSMIERLNEWCIHVNSMEQLLEEKASEILTL; translated from the exons ATGGCGACTGTAGCGGTGCAGCAAACAAACGTGAACGATTATCTATCGAAAAAACAGAAAGAAGGCCCAAAAGACTTGGCCGCAGAATGGGCGGAAATAGAAGAGCTTCATAACAAGAA ATTATGGCACCAGTTAACCCTAAAACtccaaaaagtaataaaaaaaagcgaACTCCAAAAAGGCGACAATTTAATACAACTCTACAACAGCTTCATCCAAACTTTCGAAAACAA AATCAATCCGCTTTCTTTGGTCGAAATTGCCGCCATCGTAGTGGAACAGTTCAAAGATCCGAAAGAGGCGATAgcgtttttggaaaaaaccgaAGTCAAAGTGAAAATCAATCCAGACGCGCAAAATTTGTGCAAAGTACTTGCGGGTCAAATCCAGTTGGACAAACTCAACGACTTGGACGCGACAAAGAAAGTTATCGAAGAGGTGGAAGCGACGCTAGATAACGCGGATGGAGTTACCGCGGTGCACGGAAGATTTTATCTGTTGGCCTCGCAATACTACAGAATTCAGGGAGACCACGCTCAGTACTACAGAACTGCATTGAGATATCTGGGTTGCATAGAACTTGACACTTTATCTGGTGAAGTAAAACATCAGCACGCATTTTTCCTCGGCTTGGCCGCCCTTTTGGGCGAAGGAGTGTACAATCTGGGAGAATTGTTGGCCCATCAAGTTCTAGAATCATTGAAATCCACTGACACCTCATGGTTGGTGGAACTCTTGTACGCTTTTAATTCTGGAGATATCAATAAATATGAGGCGATGAGACCGCAATGGTCTAGCATCGCGGATCTAGCCGCCCAGGAGTTGTTTTTGAGGCAGAAAATTTCATTGTTGTGTCTGATGGAG ATGACCTTCAAAAGACCCTCTCATAATCGAcaattaacatttaacgaaatCGCTAAAGAAACTAAACTTCCACTGAATGAAGTGGAAGTTTTGGTGATGAAAGCGTTGTCGCAGGGATTAGTCAAAGGTGCTATAGATCAG gTTGCAGGCACTGTCAATATGACGTGGGTTCAACCCAGAGTGCTGGATCGTTCTCAGATTACGTCGATGATCGAGAGACTTAACGAGTGGTGCATTCACGTCAACAGCATGGAACAATTATTGGAGGAGAAAGCGAGTGAAATATTAACTTTGTAG
- the LOC138129607 gene encoding uncharacterized protein, whose amino-acid sequence MEGIIKCCVPGCDGYSKTKHVSFYGVKPEWNRPILGYINSCTRSNSSKAKECTKLRSNVICGRHFHLCTVRESSLTTTIYFPHLKISVERESQRVLRNLQERQVQVYRSEDIAISSEVTFPKIAEPEVRLNRWKKITVPKVPTRHNDHNYALSLEYIQFLKHDYDRVKEENSRFKTKTENLINAYEKEIERLKLVNHDLIKSNIKDVTSRVEFPFRLIADNEQTLKFYTGFSSKQSFKSFLDLIGPKYYEARLKENSENVQYLRKQYIACEEQLMLILCRLRLGLMHNDLAYRFNISMTTISRIVPFWTKLLSSVLVEESHRLDKEQTPDGLDRRRNKIILECHEIFFESTPQVKVVDLTGKKVYGRAKALIEVSANGFVYNVSDLFPAHISDKEIIESCKFCETGEGSEGLRMGYAAEKKAKEKGNEKKGRIGRFTALQTHIQRILGFIKGFKILKGTFPNSVFSQAQVNTLWKICCFLINFINKPLLTTTEVVKS is encoded by the exons ATGGAAGGTATCATAAAGTGTTGTGTACCGGGTTGCGACGGCTATTCCAAAACTAAGCATGTGTCGTTTTACGGGGTGAAACCGGAGTGGAACAGACCAATCCTGGGGTACATTAACAGTTGCACAAGATCGAATTCGTCCAAAGCCAAAGAGTGCACCAAGTTGCGGTCGAACGTCATATGCGGTAGACACTTCCATCTGTGCACGGTACGCGAATCGTCACTCACCACGACGATTTACTTCCCCCACTTGAAGATATCCGTTGAGAGGGAATCACAGAGGG TTTTGCGCAACCTCCAAGAACGTCAAGTTCAAGTGTACAGGAGTGAAGACATCGCCATAAGTTCTGAAGTGACCTTTCCAAAAATAGCCGAACCCGAAGTTCGCCTAAACCGGTGGAAAAAAATCACTGTTCCGAAAGTTCCCACGAGGCACAACGACCACAACTACGCCCTCTCGCTGGAGTACATCCAGTTTCTGAAGCACGACTATGACAGGGTCAAGGAGGAGAACTCGCGCTTCAAGACTAAAACGGAGAATTTAATAAACGCGTACGAAAAAGAG ATCGAGCGTTTGAAACTGGTCAATCACGACTTGATCAAATCGAACATCAAAGATGTGACCAGCAGGGTGGAGTTTCCGTTTCGATTGATTGCGGACAACGAGCAAACCCTGAAATTCTACACCGGCTTCTCGAGCAAGCAGAGCTTCAAGAGCTTCCTCGACTTGATCGGTCCGAAGTACTACGAAGCTCGCCTGAAGGAGAACTCGGAGAACGTGCAGTACCTCCGGAAGCAATACATCGCTTGCGAGGAGCAGCTGATGCTGATATTGTGCAGACTGCGCTTGGGCCTGATGCACAACGACTTGGCCTACAGGTTCAACATCTCGATGACGACGATCTCGCGGATCGTGCCCTTCTGGACCAAACTTCTGAGCAGCGTCCTCGTCGAGGAGTCGCACCGCCTCGACAAAGAACAAACGCCGGACGGACTCGACCGCCGCAGGAACAAGATCATCCTGGAATGCCACGAGATCTTCTTCGAGAGCACCCCTCAAGTCAAGGTCGTCGACCTCACGGGGAAAAAGGTGTACGGAAGGGCCAAGGCTCTGATCGAGGTGAGCGCGAATGGGTTCGTGTACAACGTGTCGGACTTGTTCCCGGCGCACATCAGCGACAAAGAGATCATAGAGAGTTGCAAGTTTTGCGAGACGGGGGAGGGTTCGGAGGGTCTACGGATGGGCTACGCCGCGGAGAAGAAAGCGAAGGAGAAGGGCAACGAGAAGAAGGGGAGGATTGGGAGGTTTACTGCTTTGCAAACGCACATCCAGAGGATCTTGGGGTTTATCAAAGGGTTTAAGATCCTCAAAGGGACTTTTCCCAATTCGGTGTTTAGTCAAGCGCAGGTGAACACTTTGTGGAAGATTTGCTGCTTTTTGATCAACTTTATCAACAAGCCGTTGCTCACCACCACCGAAGTGGTGAAGTCGTAA
- the LOC138129613 gene encoding gamma-aminobutyric acid receptor-associated protein encodes MKFQYKEEHPFEKRKSEGEKIRRKYPDRVPVIVEKAPRARIGDLDKKKYLVPSDLTVGQFYFLIRKRIHLRPEDALFFFVNNVIPPTSATMGSLYQEHHEEDFFLYIAYSDENVYGGDEL; translated from the exons atgaaatttcaatataaagaggaGCACCCTTTCGAGAAGAGGAAGTCCGAGGGTGAGAAGATCCGCCGAAAGTATCCCGACAGAGTGCCA GTGATCGTCGAAAAGGCCCCCAGAGCTCGAATCGGTGACTTAGACAAGAAAAAGTATCTAGTCCCGTCAGATTTGACAGTCGGCCAGTTCTACTTTCTGATCAGGAAGAGGATCCACTTGAGGCCCGAGGATGCCctatttttctttgtaaatAATGTTATTCCCCCAACATCCGCTACAATGGGCTCGCTCTACCAG GAACATCATGAGGAGGACTTTTTCTTATACATTGCTTATTCTGATGAGAACGTCTATGGTGGTGATGAGCTCTAA